In Candidatus Poribacteria bacterium, a single window of DNA contains:
- a CDS encoding type II toxin-antitoxin system VapC family toxin, whose amino-acid sequence MATHSQEDKHRVYIDATIPSYLVSNPSQVPKTAERQRITQAFWEDTRFEFILSDYVVDEISVGNREQAANRQRAVEGLTIVVAASLELDFARLLVAEKALPHNAFTDAVHIAVATTHNIHFLATWNFAHLANSHTKPRIEQICRNAGYTPPRIDTPEVILEGLSHV is encoded by the coding sequence ATGGCAACGCATTCTCAAGAAGATAAGCATCGTGTTTACATTGATGCAACGATTCCGAGTTATCTGGTTTCTAATCCGAGTCAAGTTCCTAAGACTGCTGAGCGGCAAAGAATCACACAGGCGTTTTGGGAGGATACGCGTTTTGAGTTTATCTTGTCTGACTATGTTGTTGACGAAATATCAGTAGGAAATAGGGAACAGGCAGCCAATAGACAGCGCGCGGTTGAAGGACTCACTATTGTAGTCGCTGCGTCTCTGGAACTTGATTTTGCGAGACTTTTGGTTGCTGAAAAGGCACTTCCGCACAATGCGTTTACTGATGCGGTACACATAGCTGTCGCTACAACACATAATATTCACTTTCTTGCAACGTGGAACTTCGCACACCTCGCAAACTCACACACTAAACCGAGGATTGAGCAGATATGTCGTAATGCGGGTTATACACCACCCCGTATTGACACCCCAGAGGTAATATTGGAGGGGCTCTCTCATGTATGA
- a CDS encoding phytanoyl-CoA dioxygenase family protein, whose protein sequence is MTDEEKFRFDLTGFLVRPAILERDEVDAIVEQIDRIHHNPESLPPEHRAVPGGPASVLIDHPKVLDVLHEIIGPDVRMENTFSVWREKGQEHGGLHGGGPQQGDPIFGYRVHNGRIHAGMVRVVFELTDISKKDGATHFIAGSHKSNFPMHPDHMSLEEGKRSPFLMTYECPAGSAIFFTENLCHAGPVWQRETPRVAVLNAYAHLATHWHRLRIPPEVLLGLPREKQVYFREPWVADFRTSPATINTIDRFLNNDEPPVNTDTKP, encoded by the coding sequence ATGACCGATGAAGAAAAATTTCGATTCGACTTAACCGGATTCCTTGTCCGTCCCGCAATCCTTGAACGCGATGAAGTGGACGCAATCGTTGAACAGATTGACCGGATACATCACAACCCAGAATCGCTTCCACCGGAACATCGCGCCGTGCCGGGTGGTCCCGCGAGTGTCCTCATCGATCATCCGAAAGTTCTCGATGTTTTACACGAAATCATCGGGCCCGATGTCCGAATGGAAAATACCTTCTCTGTCTGGCGTGAAAAAGGACAGGAACACGGCGGACTCCACGGTGGTGGACCGCAACAAGGTGATCCAATCTTCGGATACCGTGTCCATAACGGACGGATCCATGCGGGAATGGTGCGCGTCGTCTTTGAACTCACGGATATTTCCAAAAAGGACGGGGCAACACACTTCATAGCGGGCAGCCACAAATCCAACTTCCCGATGCATCCCGACCACATGTCGTTAGAAGAAGGGAAACGGAGTCCGTTTCTAATGACTTATGAATGTCCGGCGGGTAGTGCAATCTTCTTCACGGAAAATCTGTGTCATGCCGGTCCTGTATGGCAACGTGAGACACCGCGTGTGGCAGTGCTAAACGCTTATGCGCATCTCGCAACGCATTGGCACCGACTGCGGATTCCACCTGAAGTGCTTTTAGGTTTGCCGCGTGAAAAACAGGTATACTTCCGAGAACCGTGGGTCGCTGACTTTCGCACGAGTCCGGCAACTATTAACACCATCGATCGGTTCCTCAACAACGACGAGCCACCTGTTAATACGGACACTAAGCCGTGA
- a CDS encoding cohesin domain-containing protein yields the protein MKVWKHFIIVSCLLLFSIGIYQSVNAQENLAQQAYAIFQQNCLNCHGEHGAFTEEIIIEHTALLETGAVIPGQPVDSTLYTRLLEKDPIRRMPLGQPPLPPAAIHTIRNWIQAGAPSWEHTTEIAGTFITPAEMLTHIENHVNALPPFDRTFARYFTLTHLYNAGETPEALHAYQRALSKLVNSLSWGREVIRPQPINPEETVFYIDLRDYEWEIGTNRWTLIEAEYPYNIEFDAPTQTNLREKLTHLRGAMDCEVPFVHVDWFLATASLPPLYHDILGLPETVGELETRLEVNVVENIRNAAGRRVWRAGFNNSGVSNHNRVVERHISRYGAYWKSYDFAGSVGSQNIFTHPLSFTHDGGEIIFNLPNGLQAYYLTDAGGRRLDAAPISIVSNPAASDPTVRNGLSCIGCHTEGMKAFEDQVREVVQQNTNPAFNKAQTLRLYTEKVIMDALVSEDTQRYRQALEAAGDIFGGIEPVQRFHEAYRSPLDASYAAAAVGLETETFLAEIRENVGLQSLGLLVLENGTIKRDTWTENFSEVVFALDFPSRSAGINVDPQTEIIPGASVHIPDPNLRAAIADALGKHPGATITAEEMATLTKLNAANMDISDLTGLASAKNLTELHIRDNPLSDLSPLASLTKLRDLQFRDTEVADLSPLSGLHALEVVNASETHITSLAPLASLKNLQKLDIVHSDITDLSPLAGLTNLTRLRLYDVKATDLSPLKGLTKLKWFGLTHTNNISNFSALSGLTDLEHLDLADTEISDISALAGLINLETLILNENLIIDVSPLASLHNLKTLQLHENNISDFSPLDRLRQTAEVFTWFGNPGFPQGGSNIEGPWLWLTLPVNGRDDDPLAQASNGKSTEQQVATRGTSEGTHIGSRVWSAGMLDPYDPNNHKSNITNLRRLLDSHGAIEPNVYGQKFFVYGVLALYSPRIQQTQIFIGSSADQKVYLNGKLVHEDYTNYAHGAHNTGYRTFFPITLQNGKNVLLVRLEGFRAHYELWSLFFGLEPGTEYQVYNPHVGYTLSTPKIHAGDTFTLNITAENVIDFAGWQVDLAFNPTILEAIEVNEGDFLKIDNGTTFFQKGTIDNTTGKITKLSSARLSEDGVTGTGTLLSVTFTAKTPGQTQLKLENFQLAAITGESIPVGAPDILITVEGQLTTGDVNRDGQVSILDMVLVARQFGNTVPSDSAVDINGDGVINVLDLILVSQHMGESSDTAAPSLVGINERELDPAIVRAWIAHAELEDDGSIAFQQGIAKLRELLSSLLPKETALLPNYPNPFNPETWIPYQLSEPAEVTLRIYAVNGELVRTLALGHTPAGIYESRTRAAYWDGKNEVGESVASGIYFYTLTAGDFTATRKFLIRK from the coding sequence ATGAAAGTGTGGAAACATTTTATCATTGTGAGTTGTTTATTGTTGTTCAGTATTGGTATCTATCAAAGCGTTAACGCCCAAGAAAATCTTGCACAACAAGCGTATGCGATTTTTCAACAAAACTGCCTCAACTGCCACGGGGAACACGGTGCTTTTACTGAGGAAATCATCATTGAACACACGGCACTCCTCGAAACTGGAGCTGTCATTCCAGGACAACCGGTTGACTCTACACTCTATACACGGCTCCTCGAAAAAGACCCTATCAGACGCATGCCCCTCGGACAACCTCCACTCCCACCCGCGGCGATCCACACCATCCGAAACTGGATTCAAGCTGGTGCCCCGAGTTGGGAACACACAACGGAGATCGCCGGCACTTTCATCACACCTGCGGAGATGCTGACACACATCGAAAACCACGTCAACGCACTGCCACCCTTTGACCGGACGTTTGCACGGTACTTTACTCTCACACATCTCTATAACGCCGGTGAAACCCCCGAAGCACTTCACGCCTATCAGCGCGCCCTTTCCAAACTCGTGAATAGCCTGTCGTGGGGACGTGAAGTGATCCGACCGCAGCCTATCAACCCGGAAGAAACGGTCTTCTATATCGATCTCCGCGACTACGAATGGGAGATTGGTACGAATCGCTGGACACTCATTGAAGCGGAATATCCGTATAATATTGAGTTTGATGCCCCGACCCAAACGAATCTCCGTGAAAAACTGACGCACCTGCGCGGAGCAATGGACTGCGAAGTGCCGTTCGTGCATGTGGACTGGTTCCTCGCCACGGCATCCTTACCACCGTTATATCACGATATACTCGGACTGCCTGAGACAGTCGGGGAACTGGAAACACGCCTTGAGGTGAATGTGGTTGAGAACATCCGCAACGCAGCGGGGCGACGCGTCTGGCGCGCCGGTTTCAACAATTCGGGTGTTTCTAATCACAACCGCGTTGTAGAACGCCACATCTCTCGGTATGGTGCGTATTGGAAGAGCTACGATTTTGCGGGGAGTGTGGGTTCACAGAACATCTTCACGCATCCGTTGTCTTTTACACACGACGGTGGCGAGATTATCTTCAACTTGCCGAACGGGTTGCAGGCATATTATCTCACAGATGCCGGGGGTAGACGTTTGGACGCGGCACCGATAAGCATTGTCTCGAATCCTGCGGCGAGTGATCCGACGGTTCGTAACGGTCTGTCGTGTATTGGGTGTCATACGGAAGGAATGAAAGCGTTTGAGGACCAGGTGCGGGAGGTCGTCCAGCAAAACACGAATCCAGCGTTTAACAAAGCACAAACATTACGTCTCTATACCGAAAAAGTTATCATGGACGCACTCGTTTCTGAGGATACGCAACGGTATCGTCAGGCACTTGAGGCAGCAGGCGATATATTTGGTGGCATTGAACCCGTGCAGCGGTTTCATGAGGCGTATCGGTCGCCACTTGATGCATCATACGCTGCGGCAGCAGTCGGTTTAGAGACAGAAACATTTCTTGCGGAGATTCGTGAGAATGTAGGTTTACAGAGTTTAGGGTTGCTGGTGTTAGAAAATGGGACGATAAAACGGGATACGTGGACAGAGAACTTTAGTGAAGTCGTTTTTGCATTGGATTTCCCATCGCGAAGTGCAGGCATCAATGTTGATCCACAAACAGAGATTATCCCTGGAGCGTCTGTACACATTCCTGACCCGAACCTGCGTGCTGCGATTGCGGATGCATTAGGTAAACACCCCGGTGCCACGATTACCGCGGAAGAGATGGCAACGTTGACAAAACTGAACGCGGCAAACATGGACATCAGCGATTTAACGGGTCTTGCCTCTGCAAAAAACTTAACAGAATTACATATTAGGGATAACCCATTATCAGACCTCTCACCGCTTGCATCGTTGACAAAATTGCGTGACCTACAGTTTCGAGACACTGAAGTGGCGGACCTTTCGCCCCTATCAGGATTGCATGCACTTGAAGTGGTAAATGCCTCAGAGACTCACATAACAAGTCTCGCTCCCTTAGCAAGCCTCAAAAATCTGCAAAAGTTAGATATTGTCCATTCTGATATTACCGACCTCTCTCCCTTGGCAGGATTGACAAACCTAACGAGGCTCCGCTTATATGATGTCAAAGCGACTGACCTATCCCCCTTAAAAGGCTTAACAAAACTCAAATGGTTTGGTCTTACGCATACCAATAATATCTCGAATTTCTCCGCTTTATCGGGATTAACAGACTTGGAGCATCTGGACCTCGCCGATACTGAGATTTCGGATATTTCTGCCTTAGCAGGATTGATTAATTTGGAAACGTTGATACTCAATGAAAACTTGATTATAGATGTCTCACCTCTTGCATCTCTACACAACTTAAAAACTTTACAACTTCACGAAAATAACATATCTGATTTTTCACCCTTGGATCGCCTCCGCCAGACTGCAGAAGTCTTCACATGGTTTGGCAACCCGGGGTTTCCGCAAGGCGGTTCCAATATTGAAGGGCCTTGGCTATGGCTAACCTTGCCAGTAAACGGACGCGACGATGACCCTTTAGCACAAGCATCCAACGGTAAGTCTACAGAACAACAAGTCGCTACTCGTGGCACCTCGGAAGGCACACACATAGGTAGCCGTGTATGGTCGGCTGGGATGCTTGATCCTTACGACCCTAATAACCACAAAAGCAATATTACGAACCTTAGACGGTTGTTAGACTCCCATGGTGCGATTGAACCTAATGTTTACGGGCAGAAGTTCTTTGTTTACGGGGTTCTGGCGTTGTATTCTCCGAGAATACAACAAACGCAAATATTTATAGGTTCAAGTGCCGACCAAAAGGTCTACCTTAATGGCAAGTTAGTCCATGAAGACTACACAAACTATGCCCATGGAGCACACAATACCGGTTATCGAACATTTTTTCCTATCACGCTACAAAACGGGAAAAATGTGCTGTTGGTCCGACTTGAGGGGTTCAGAGCACATTATGAACTTTGGTCTCTCTTTTTCGGACTGGAACCTGGCACCGAATATCAGGTATACAATCCGCACGTCGGATATACACTCTCTACGCCTAAAATCCATGCAGGCGATACCTTCACCCTCAACATCACCGCGGAAAACGTTATTGATTTCGCAGGTTGGCAAGTAGACCTTGCCTTTAATCCGACTATACTCGAAGCAATTGAGGTAAATGAAGGCGATTTCCTGAAAATAGACAACGGCACGACCTTCTTTCAGAAGGGCACTATTGATAACACAACGGGTAAGATTACTAAACTCAGTTCGGCACGCCTCAGCGAAGATGGGGTTACCGGCACAGGAACACTCCTATCAGTGACGTTCACCGCGAAAACACCCGGACAGACGCAGCTCAAACTCGAAAACTTTCAACTCGCCGCGATTACAGGAGAGTCTATTCCCGTTGGTGCACCTGATATTCTTATTACCGTAGAAGGTCAACTCACAACTGGGGACGTCAACCGAGATGGACAGGTCAGCATTCTGGATATGGTACTGGTTGCACGTCAGTTCGGGAACACTGTTCCTTCGGACTCTGCAGTTGACATCAATGGCGATGGTGTTATCAACGTCTTGGATCTGATTCTTGTTTCTCAGCACATGGGTGAATCCAGCGACACAGCTGCGCCGTCTCTTGTTGGTATAAACGAGAGGGAATTAGATCCGGCGATAGTCCGGGCATGGATCGCACACGCAGAACTTGAAGACGATGGCTCTATTGCCTTCCAACAAGGGATAGCGAAACTTCGGGAACTCCTATCATCGCTGCTGCCGAAAGAGACAGCACTGCTCCCGAACTATCCGAATCCGTTCAACCCAGAGACGTGGATACCGTATCAACTCTCCGAACCTGCGGAGGTAACGTTGCGTATCTATGCTGTCAATGGTGAGTTAGTCCGGACATTGGCGTTGGGACACACACCTGCGGGTATCTATGAATCTCGGACGCGTGCGGCGTATTGGGATGGAAAAAACGAGGTGGGTGAGTCTGTGGCGAGTGGAATTTATTTCTATACGCTCACCGCAGGCGACTTCACTGCAACCCGGAAGTTCCTGATCAGGAAATAG
- a CDS encoding UvrD-helicase domain-containing protein, with protein MNILNELNEKQREAVTHKNGPLLVIAGPGTGKTKVITHRIAYLIREHNIKPENILAITFTNKAAEEMQERINSEIGEPHGSSVKACTFHAFCVKVLRKHATQIGLSENFTIFDQEFQDEILTESVRELSLNPDDYPPWLLRNVISDAKCKLQNPVDAADTLDIYESGTIENIRSVLQSYQDKLDEYDALDFDDLLVKTVELLERVAEVREAYRREISYILVDEYHDVNNVQYRLLQLLCPPPEGNLMVVADEDQAIYSWRGSNPQYIEDFKIDFNPETLTLDDHYRCSEKILRAAEEVISKNIERQKQHTLRTHKDVGRDIFHYTFDTPVAEALGVIDVIRKLVEQRNYSYRDIAIFYRTHRLADVLAEQLLRANIQFQRVQPMNSFGEGNSKSILAYLRFIQWQLPQDLERAINFPETCIDDLTWVRLKWLAQREHIAFIELLKNIEAYPQDVGPLTRRNVRQFWTQLEDLSTEIEGEAVDKIILKLFDALEQSRSAYRAEELEVIERQPELSNLTTAQDVLYSAIDLDEPIQITASHGIDEYCAAHIIHQTLETYLDHTAQLQFLPPDENDVTQMANGVHILIGDFSEIGESGRDARTILIGTADVIDTDAIHLGTEGVRSLAALKLCQRLINRFESPNMADMVVYDLETTGINPKTAEIVEIAAQRLSAIGSEVERFHSLVKPPGGHIPRAATRIHRIDAETVKDSPGIEIVLPELMGFLQDRILIGHNVAEYDNPILARDLRRYLSRDLSAPHYDTLATARRLFPRQRCSMGALAEKFGIEHGRLHGALEDVEVNREIFKELIKIDAYKREVKSLTELLPLVGIGILAKTGASPTKETLTETDAFLNAAKRVVQMHDPKLPDRFPLEAAEAEQATAYMEELQDVPPPEFPEDLAWRQRRIQFMNAVLHFESMSDTNRLTDFLDYQKLLTNVDELDDTTEQLTLMTLHAAKGTEFPIVIIIGMEEGSFPMWRQDITEAELEEERRLFYVGMTRAQAQLYLSSVTYRFGDRDRASSMFVREIPSNYVIRWSPQRRR; from the coding sequence ATGAACATCCTCAATGAATTAAACGAAAAACAGAGAGAAGCAGTAACACATAAAAATGGTCCACTGCTCGTCATCGCGGGTCCCGGCACGGGAAAAACAAAAGTCATTACACACCGTATTGCCTACTTGATTCGTGAACACAATATTAAACCTGAAAACATCCTCGCAATTACCTTTACAAACAAAGCCGCGGAGGAGATGCAGGAACGCATCAATAGTGAAATCGGTGAACCACACGGATCCAGCGTTAAGGCTTGCACCTTCCATGCATTTTGCGTCAAAGTGCTCCGAAAACATGCAACACAAATCGGACTGAGCGAAAACTTCACTATCTTTGATCAAGAGTTCCAAGACGAGATTCTAACGGAAAGCGTCCGCGAGTTAAGCCTTAACCCTGACGACTATCCACCATGGCTGCTGCGCAACGTCATCAGTGATGCCAAATGTAAATTACAGAATCCTGTCGATGCAGCGGATACATTGGATATTTACGAGTCCGGAACCATTGAAAACATCCGAAGTGTCCTGCAAAGCTATCAGGATAAACTCGACGAATACGATGCGCTTGATTTCGACGATCTCCTTGTGAAAACCGTCGAACTGCTTGAACGGGTAGCAGAGGTCCGAGAAGCCTATCGTCGGGAGATCTCATACATCCTTGTTGATGAATACCACGATGTGAACAACGTACAATATCGTTTACTCCAACTGCTCTGTCCACCACCGGAGGGGAACCTGATGGTCGTCGCTGACGAAGATCAGGCGATCTATAGTTGGCGTGGGTCGAATCCACAGTATATTGAGGATTTCAAAATCGACTTCAACCCAGAGACCCTCACACTGGACGATCACTACCGATGCAGTGAGAAGATTTTGCGCGCCGCAGAGGAAGTCATTTCTAAAAACATAGAACGACAAAAACAGCATACCCTCAGAACCCACAAAGATGTCGGACGCGACATTTTCCACTATACCTTCGATACTCCTGTAGCAGAAGCACTCGGTGTCATTGATGTTATCAGGAAATTAGTAGAACAACGCAACTACTCTTATCGCGATATAGCGATCTTTTACCGAACACATAGACTCGCAGACGTGTTGGCTGAGCAGCTCCTACGTGCCAACATCCAATTTCAACGCGTTCAACCGATGAATTCCTTTGGAGAGGGAAATAGTAAGAGCATTCTCGCCTATCTCCGTTTTATCCAGTGGCAACTTCCACAAGATTTGGAACGCGCCATCAATTTTCCTGAGACTTGCATTGACGATCTGACATGGGTGCGCCTTAAGTGGCTCGCACAACGCGAACATATTGCGTTCATCGAACTGCTGAAAAATATCGAGGCATATCCACAGGATGTCGGTCCCTTGACCCGCCGAAATGTGCGTCAGTTCTGGACGCAACTTGAGGATTTATCAACTGAAATCGAAGGAGAGGCGGTTGATAAGATAATTCTCAAACTCTTTGACGCGTTGGAACAGTCTCGTTCTGCCTACCGCGCTGAAGAGTTGGAAGTCATCGAAAGGCAACCTGAACTGTCGAATCTCACAACGGCGCAAGATGTTCTCTATAGTGCCATCGACCTCGATGAACCGATTCAGATTACTGCCAGTCATGGGATTGACGAATACTGCGCGGCACACATTATCCACCAGACACTTGAAACCTATCTGGATCACACAGCGCAACTTCAATTCCTACCTCCTGATGAAAACGATGTGACACAGATGGCAAATGGAGTCCACATACTCATCGGCGATTTTTCGGAAATTGGTGAAAGTGGGAGAGACGCGCGGACAATCCTGATTGGAACAGCGGATGTAATAGATACAGATGCGATTCATCTTGGAACTGAAGGGGTTCGGAGTCTCGCAGCCCTCAAACTTTGCCAACGGCTTATCAACCGTTTTGAAAGTCCGAACATGGCGGATATGGTTGTCTACGATTTGGAAACAACTGGCATCAATCCAAAAACGGCAGAGATTGTTGAAATCGCTGCACAACGACTCAGCGCAATAGGCAGCGAAGTCGAACGGTTTCATAGTTTGGTAAAACCGCCGGGTGGTCACATTCCACGTGCCGCCACGCGCATTCACAGAATTGACGCAGAAACAGTCAAAGATTCCCCAGGAATTGAAATCGTTTTGCCGGAACTCATGGGGTTCCTCCAAGATCGGATCTTGATTGGGCACAACGTAGCGGAATACGATAATCCCATCCTCGCGCGGGACCTCAGACGATATTTGAGTCGGGATTTGTCCGCTCCCCATTACGATACACTCGCCACAGCGCGTCGGCTTTTCCCGCGACAACGGTGTAGCATGGGAGCACTCGCCGAAAAATTTGGAATCGAACACGGTCGCCTACACGGTGCTTTGGAGGACGTTGAGGTCAATCGAGAAATCTTTAAAGAACTCATCAAAATTGATGCTTACAAACGCGAGGTAAAATCTCTGACTGAACTCCTACCTCTCGTGGGTATCGGTATCCTCGCCAAAACTGGCGCATCACCTACTAAGGAAACCTTAACTGAAACGGATGCGTTTCTCAATGCTGCGAAACGTGTCGTACAGATGCACGACCCTAAATTGCCAGATCGCTTCCCGCTTGAAGCAGCGGAGGCGGAACAGGCAACAGCCTATATGGAAGAATTACAGGATGTCCCGCCTCCTGAGTTTCCGGAAGACCTTGCGTGGCGACAACGGCGTATTCAGTTTATGAACGCTGTGCTTCATTTTGAATCCATGAGTGATACGAATAGACTCACCGATTTCTTAGATTATCAAAAGTTGCTCACGAATGTCGATGAACTTGACGACACGACCGAACAACTGACGTTAATGACGTTGCACGCAGCGAAGGGAACAGAATTTCCGATCGTTATCATTATTGGTATGGAGGAGGGGAGTTTTCCGATGTGGCGGCAGGATATTACAGAAGCGGAACTTGAGGAGGAGCGTCGTCTTTTCTATGTCGGTATGACCCGGGCGCAAGCGCAGCTTTATCTGAGTTCTGTCACCTATCGTTTTGGGGACAGGGATCGCGCGTCGTCAATGTTTGTCAGGGAGATACCATCTAATTATGTGATTAGATGGAGTCCACAGCGCAGGAGATAG
- a CDS encoding Uma2 family endonuclease: MHQRLRSAPTVVYPESDGQPMAETPRHQQVMIDFVNVLRRHFYKIPEVYIGGNMLLYYEEGNPRKSVSPDVFMVRGVSKKELRVYKTWEQHPTLDFVLEVASPSTVRKDLGEKKELYANVLKVREYYIYDPYHEVEPSFIGFRLVGGMYEEIEFVNDRLVSEQLGLELGEHEDTLRLYDPMNGTWLPTSDERADAAEARAEGEARARQVAEARAAAAETELAELRAVLERLQASE, translated from the coding sequence ATGCACCAAAGACTACGTTCTGCCCCCACAGTCGTCTATCCCGAATCCGACGGTCAACCGATGGCAGAAACTCCGAGACATCAACAAGTCATGATAGATTTCGTGAATGTTCTGAGAAGACATTTCTATAAGATTCCCGAAGTGTATATTGGAGGGAACATGCTGCTGTATTACGAAGAAGGCAACCCTCGGAAGTCTGTCTCTCCGGATGTATTTATGGTTCGGGGGGTCTCCAAGAAAGAACTTCGGGTGTATAAGACGTGGGAACAGCATCCGACGCTTGATTTCGTATTGGAGGTCGCGAGTCCAAGCACAGTCAGAAAAGATTTAGGTGAGAAAAAGGAGCTTTACGCGAATGTCCTGAAAGTCAGAGAGTATTATATTTACGACCCCTATCATGAGGTAGAACCTTCGTTCATAGGGTTCCGTCTTGTCGGGGGTATGTACGAGGAGATAGAGTTTGTGAACGATCGACTTGTGTCTGAGCAGTTAGGCTTGGAACTTGGTGAGCATGAAGACACGCTGCGCCTGTATGACCCAATGAATGGTACGTGGTTGCCTACCTCTGATGAGCGAGCGGACGCAGCAGAGGCTCGCGCTGAAGGTGAGGCACGCGCTCGGCAAGTCGCGGAGGCTCGCGCAGCAGCAGCAGAAACCGAACTTGCTGAGCTTCGGGCAGTCCTTGAACGGCTACAAGCTTCTGAGTAG